The following coding sequences are from one Bos indicus x Bos taurus breed Angus x Brahman F1 hybrid chromosome 5, Bos_hybrid_MaternalHap_v2.0, whole genome shotgun sequence window:
- the MYO1A gene encoding unconventional myosin-Ia isoform X1 → MTLLEGSVGVEDLVLLEPLEQESLIRNLQLRYEKKEIYTYIGNVLVSVNPYQQLPIYDLEFVAKYRDYTFYELKPHIYALANMAYQSLRDRDRDQCILITGESGAGKTEASKLVMSYVAAVCGKGEQVNSVKEQLLQSNPVLEAFGNAKTIRNNNSSRFGKYMDIEFDFKGFPLGGVITNYLLEKSRVVKQLEGERNFHIFYQLLAGADAQLLKALKLERDTGGYAYLNPDTSRVDGMDDDANFKVLQSAMTVIGFSDEEIRQVLEVAALVLKLGNVELINEFQANGVPASGIRDGRGVQEIGELVGLNSVELERALCSRTMETAKEKVVTTLNVIQAQYARDALAKNIYSRLFNWLVNRINESIKVGTGEKRKVMGVLDIYGFEILEDNSFEQFVINYCNEKLQQVFIEMTLKEEQEEYKREGIPWVKVEYFDNGIICNLIEHNQRGILAMLDEECLRPGVVSDSTFLAKLNQLFSKHSHYESKVTQNAQRQYDHSMGLSCFRICHYAGKVTYNVNSFIDKNNDLLFRDLSQAMWKARHPLLRSLFPEGDPKQASLKRPPTAGAQFKSSVTTLMKNLYSKNPNYIRCIKPNEHQQRGHFSFELVSVQAQYLGLLENVRVRRAGYAYRQAYGSFLERYRLLSRSTWPRWNGGDQEGVEKVLGELSMSSEELAFGKTKIFIRSPKTLFYLEEQRRLRLQQLATLIQKTYRGWRCRTHYQLMRKSQIVISSWFRGNMQKKHYRKMKASALLIQAFVRGWKARKNYRKYFRSGAALILSNFIYKSMVQKFLLGLKNDLPSPSILDKKWPSAPYKYFNTANHELQRLFHQWKCKKFRDQLSPKQVEVLREKLCASELFKGKKASYPQSVPIPFHGDYIGLQRNPKLQKLKGGEEGPILMAETVVKVNRGNAKTSSRILLLTKGHVIITDMKNPQAKTVIPLNSLAGVSVTSFKDGLFSLHLSEISSVGSKGEFLLVSEHVIELLTKICRATLDATQMQLPVTVTEEFSVKFKEGSLTVKVIQGPGGGGTGKLSFKKKGSRCLEVTVQ, encoded by the exons ATGACCCTTCTGGAAGGTTCCGTGGGGGTGGAGGACCTTGTGCTCCTGGAACCCCTGGAGCAGGAGTCTCTGATCAGGAACCTCCAGCTGCGCTATGAAAAGAAGGAGATTTAT ACCTACATTGGGAACGTGTTGGTCTCAGTGAATCCCTACCAACAACTGCCCATCTATGACCTGGAGTTTGTTGCCAAATACCGGGACTATACCTTCTACGAGCTGAAGCCCCATAT CTATGCACTGGCAAATATGGCATACCAGTCACTGAGGGACCGGGACCGAGACCAGTGTATCCTCATTACCGGCGAGAGTGGAGCTGGGAAGACGG AGGCTAGTAAGCTAGTGATGTCTTAcgtggctgctgtctgtgggaaaGGGGAGCAGGTGAACTCTGTGAAGGAGCAACTACTTCAGTCAAACCCAGTGCTGGAGG CTTTTGGCAATGCCAAGACCATTCGCAATAACAACTCCTCTAGATTT GGAAAATACATGGATATTGAGTTTGACTTCAAGGGATTCCCCCTCGGTGGTGTCATCACAAACT ATCTGCTTGAGAAATCCCGTGTGGTGAAGCAACTTGAAGGAGAAAGAAACTTCCACATCTTCTATCAGCTCCTGGCGGGAGCAGACGCACAGCTACTGA AGGCCCTGAAGCTTGAGCGGGACACAGGTGGCTATGCCTACCTGAACCCGGACACGTCCAGGGTGGATGGCATGGATGATGATGCCAACTTCAAGGTCCTCCAG AGTGCGATGACTGTGATTGGCTTCTCTGACGAGGAGATTCGGCAGGTGCTAGAGGTAGCGGCCCTGGTGCTGAAGCTGGGGAACGTGGAACTGATCAACGAGTTCCAGGCCAATGGGGTGCCAGCAAGTGGCATCCGTGATGGGAGAG GTGTTCAAGAAATTGGGGAATTGGTGGGTTTGAATTCAGTGGAACTAGAGAGAGCTTTGTGCTCAAGAACCATGGAAACAGCCAAAGAAAAGGTGGTCACCACACTGAATGTCATCCAG GCTCAGTATGCCCGGGATGCTCTGGCTAAGAACATCTACAGCCGCCTTTTCAACTGGTTAGTGAATCGAATCAATGAGAGTATCAAG gTAGGTACTGGGGAGAAGAGGAAGGTCATGGGGGTTCTGGATATCTATGGCTTTGAAATATTAGAG GATAATAGCTTTGAGCAATTTGTGATCaactactgcaatgagaagctacAGCAGGTGTTCATAGAGATGACACTGAAAGAGGAGCAAGAAGAGTATAAGAGAGAG GGCATACCATGGGTGAAGGTGGAATACTTTGATAATGGCATTATCTGTAACCTCATTGAGCAT AATCAGCGAGGCATCCTGGCCATGCTGGATGAGGAGTGCCTGCGGCCTGGGGTGGTCAGTGACTCCACCTTCCTAGCAAAGCTGAACCAGCTCTTCTCCAAGCACAGCCACTATGAGAGCAAAGTTACCCAGAATGCCCAGCGCCAGTATGACCACAGCATGGGCCTCAGCTGCTTCCGCATCTGCCACTATGCAGGCAAG GTGACCTACAATGTGAACAGCTTCATTGACAAGAACAATGACCTACTCTTCCGAGACTTGTCCCAGGCCATGTGGAAGGCCCGGCACCCGCTCCTTCGGTCCTTGTTTCCTGAGGGTGATCCAAAACAGGCATCTCTCAAACGCCCCCCAACTGCTGGGGCCCAGTTCAAGAGTTCTGTGACCACTCTCATGAAGAACCTATATTCCAAGAACCCCAACTACATCAG GTGTATAAAGCCCAATGAGCATCAGCAGCGAGGTCACTTCTCTTTTGAGCTGGTAAGTGTCCAGGCTCAGTACCTGGGGCTGCTGGAGAATGTGCGGGTGCGACGGGCAGGCTACGCCTACCGCCAGGCCTACGGGTCCTTCCTGGAAAGGTACCGATTGCTGAGCCGGAGCACTTGGCCACGCTGGAATGGTGGAGACCA GGAGGGGGTCGAGAAGGTCCTGGGGGAGCTGAGCATGTCCTCAGAGGAGCTGGCCTTTGGGAAGACAAAGATCTTCATCAGAAGCCCCAAGACT CTTTTCTACTTGGAAGAGCAGAGGCGCCTTCGACTCCAGCAGTTGGCCACGCTCATACAGAAGACATACCGAGGCTGGCGCTGCCGCACCCACTACCAGCTGATGCGCAAGAGTCAGATCGTCATATCCTCTTGGTTTCGGGGCAACATG caaaagaaacactacAGGAAGATGAAGGCATCAGCGTTGTTGATCCAGGCTTTTGTGAGAGGGTGGAAG GCCCGAAAGAATTATCGAAAGTACTTCCGATCAGGGGCTGCCCTCATCTTGTCAAATTTCATCTACAAGAGCATG GTACAGAAATTCCTACTGGGGCTGAAGAACGATTTGCCTTCTCCCAGCATCTTGGACAAAAAGTGGCCATCTGCTCCTTACAAGTACTTCAACACAGCCAACCACGAGCTCCAGAGGCTCTTCCACCAATGGAAG TGCAAGAAATTCCGGGATCAGCTGTCCCCGAAGCAGGTAGAGGTCCTGAGGGAGAAGCTCTGTGCCAGCGAGCTGTTCAAGGGCAAAAAGGCTTCATACCCCCAGAG TGTCCCCATTCCATTTCACGGTGACTACATCGGGCTGCAAAGAAACCCCAAGCTACAGAAGCTGAAGGGTGGGGAAGAAGGGCCTATTCTGATGGCTGAGACTGTGGTGAAGGTCAATCGTGGCAACGCCAAG ACTTCCTCTCGAATCCTCCTCCTGACTAAGGGGCATGTGATCATCACAGACATGAAGAATCCTCAGGCCAAGACTGTCATCCCACTAAACAGTTTGGCTGGGGTGTCGGTCACCAGCTTCAAGGATGGGCTTTTTAGCTTGCATCTGAGCGAG ATCTCCTCAGTGGGCTCCAAGGGGGAATTCCTGCTCGTCAGTGAGCATGTGATTGAACTGCTGACCAAAATATGCCGGGCTACACTGGATGCCACGCAGATGCAGCTTCCAGTCACCGTGACTGAGGA GTTCTCAGTGAAGTTCAAGGAGGGCAGCTTGACGGTCAAGGTCATCCAGGGCCCTGGGGGTGGTGGGACTGGCAAGCTGAGCTTCAAGAAGAAGGGGAGTCGTTGCCTGGAGGTGACTGTACAATGA
- the MYO1A gene encoding unconventional myosin-Ia isoform X2 yields MTLLEGSVGVEDLVLLEPLEQESLIRNLQLRYEKKEIYTYIGNVLVSVNPYQQLPIYDLEFVAKYRDYTFYELKPHIYALANMAYQSLRDRDRDQCILITGESGAGKTEASKLVMSYVAAVCGKGEQVNSVKEQLLQSNPVLEAFGNAKTIRNNNSSRFGKYMDIEFDFKGFPLGGVITNYLLEKSRVVKQLEGERNFHIFYQLLAGADAQLLKALKLERDTGGYAYLNPDTSRVDGMDDDANFKVLQSAMTVIGFSDEEIRQVLEVAALVLKLGNVELINEFQANGVPASGIRDGRGVQEIGELVGLNSVELERALCSRTMETAKEKVVTTLNVIQAQYARDALAKNIYSRLFNWLVNRINESIKVGTGEKRKVMGVLDIYGFEILEDNSFEQFVINYCNEKLQQVFIEMTLKEEQEEYKREGIPWVKVEYFDNGIICNLIEHNQRGILAMLDEECLRPGVVSDSTFLAKLNQLFSKHSHYESKVTQNAQRQYDHSMGLSCFRICHYAGKVTYNVNSFIDKNNDLLFRDLSQAMWKARHPLLRSLFPEGDPKQASLKRPPTAGAQFKSSVTTLMKNLYSKNPNYIRCIKPNEHQQRGHFSFELVSVQAQYLGLLENVRVRRAGYAYRQAYGSFLERYRLLSRSTWPRWNGGDQEGVEKVLGELSMSSEELAFGKTKIFIRSPKTLFYLEEQRRLRLQQLATLIQKTYRGWRCRTHYQLMRKSQIVISSWFRGNMQKKHYRKMKASALLIQAFVRGWKARKNYRKYFRSGAALILSNFIYKSMVQKFLLGLKNDLPSPSILDKKWPSAPYKYFNTANHELQRLFHQWKCKKFRDQLSPKQVEVLREKLCASELFKGKKASYPQSVPIPFHGDYIGLQRNPKLQKLKGGEEGPILMAETVVKVNRGNAKVKAHTWTPTPQPDPEPWLVAGRISSVGSKGEFLLVSEHVIELLTKICRATLDATQMQLPVTVTEEFSVKFKEGSLTVKVIQGPGGGGTGKLSFKKKGSRCLEVTVQ; encoded by the exons ATGACCCTTCTGGAAGGTTCCGTGGGGGTGGAGGACCTTGTGCTCCTGGAACCCCTGGAGCAGGAGTCTCTGATCAGGAACCTCCAGCTGCGCTATGAAAAGAAGGAGATTTAT ACCTACATTGGGAACGTGTTGGTCTCAGTGAATCCCTACCAACAACTGCCCATCTATGACCTGGAGTTTGTTGCCAAATACCGGGACTATACCTTCTACGAGCTGAAGCCCCATAT CTATGCACTGGCAAATATGGCATACCAGTCACTGAGGGACCGGGACCGAGACCAGTGTATCCTCATTACCGGCGAGAGTGGAGCTGGGAAGACGG AGGCTAGTAAGCTAGTGATGTCTTAcgtggctgctgtctgtgggaaaGGGGAGCAGGTGAACTCTGTGAAGGAGCAACTACTTCAGTCAAACCCAGTGCTGGAGG CTTTTGGCAATGCCAAGACCATTCGCAATAACAACTCCTCTAGATTT GGAAAATACATGGATATTGAGTTTGACTTCAAGGGATTCCCCCTCGGTGGTGTCATCACAAACT ATCTGCTTGAGAAATCCCGTGTGGTGAAGCAACTTGAAGGAGAAAGAAACTTCCACATCTTCTATCAGCTCCTGGCGGGAGCAGACGCACAGCTACTGA AGGCCCTGAAGCTTGAGCGGGACACAGGTGGCTATGCCTACCTGAACCCGGACACGTCCAGGGTGGATGGCATGGATGATGATGCCAACTTCAAGGTCCTCCAG AGTGCGATGACTGTGATTGGCTTCTCTGACGAGGAGATTCGGCAGGTGCTAGAGGTAGCGGCCCTGGTGCTGAAGCTGGGGAACGTGGAACTGATCAACGAGTTCCAGGCCAATGGGGTGCCAGCAAGTGGCATCCGTGATGGGAGAG GTGTTCAAGAAATTGGGGAATTGGTGGGTTTGAATTCAGTGGAACTAGAGAGAGCTTTGTGCTCAAGAACCATGGAAACAGCCAAAGAAAAGGTGGTCACCACACTGAATGTCATCCAG GCTCAGTATGCCCGGGATGCTCTGGCTAAGAACATCTACAGCCGCCTTTTCAACTGGTTAGTGAATCGAATCAATGAGAGTATCAAG gTAGGTACTGGGGAGAAGAGGAAGGTCATGGGGGTTCTGGATATCTATGGCTTTGAAATATTAGAG GATAATAGCTTTGAGCAATTTGTGATCaactactgcaatgagaagctacAGCAGGTGTTCATAGAGATGACACTGAAAGAGGAGCAAGAAGAGTATAAGAGAGAG GGCATACCATGGGTGAAGGTGGAATACTTTGATAATGGCATTATCTGTAACCTCATTGAGCAT AATCAGCGAGGCATCCTGGCCATGCTGGATGAGGAGTGCCTGCGGCCTGGGGTGGTCAGTGACTCCACCTTCCTAGCAAAGCTGAACCAGCTCTTCTCCAAGCACAGCCACTATGAGAGCAAAGTTACCCAGAATGCCCAGCGCCAGTATGACCACAGCATGGGCCTCAGCTGCTTCCGCATCTGCCACTATGCAGGCAAG GTGACCTACAATGTGAACAGCTTCATTGACAAGAACAATGACCTACTCTTCCGAGACTTGTCCCAGGCCATGTGGAAGGCCCGGCACCCGCTCCTTCGGTCCTTGTTTCCTGAGGGTGATCCAAAACAGGCATCTCTCAAACGCCCCCCAACTGCTGGGGCCCAGTTCAAGAGTTCTGTGACCACTCTCATGAAGAACCTATATTCCAAGAACCCCAACTACATCAG GTGTATAAAGCCCAATGAGCATCAGCAGCGAGGTCACTTCTCTTTTGAGCTGGTAAGTGTCCAGGCTCAGTACCTGGGGCTGCTGGAGAATGTGCGGGTGCGACGGGCAGGCTACGCCTACCGCCAGGCCTACGGGTCCTTCCTGGAAAGGTACCGATTGCTGAGCCGGAGCACTTGGCCACGCTGGAATGGTGGAGACCA GGAGGGGGTCGAGAAGGTCCTGGGGGAGCTGAGCATGTCCTCAGAGGAGCTGGCCTTTGGGAAGACAAAGATCTTCATCAGAAGCCCCAAGACT CTTTTCTACTTGGAAGAGCAGAGGCGCCTTCGACTCCAGCAGTTGGCCACGCTCATACAGAAGACATACCGAGGCTGGCGCTGCCGCACCCACTACCAGCTGATGCGCAAGAGTCAGATCGTCATATCCTCTTGGTTTCGGGGCAACATG caaaagaaacactacAGGAAGATGAAGGCATCAGCGTTGTTGATCCAGGCTTTTGTGAGAGGGTGGAAG GCCCGAAAGAATTATCGAAAGTACTTCCGATCAGGGGCTGCCCTCATCTTGTCAAATTTCATCTACAAGAGCATG GTACAGAAATTCCTACTGGGGCTGAAGAACGATTTGCCTTCTCCCAGCATCTTGGACAAAAAGTGGCCATCTGCTCCTTACAAGTACTTCAACACAGCCAACCACGAGCTCCAGAGGCTCTTCCACCAATGGAAG TGCAAGAAATTCCGGGATCAGCTGTCCCCGAAGCAGGTAGAGGTCCTGAGGGAGAAGCTCTGTGCCAGCGAGCTGTTCAAGGGCAAAAAGGCTTCATACCCCCAGAG TGTCCCCATTCCATTTCACGGTGACTACATCGGGCTGCAAAGAAACCCCAAGCTACAGAAGCTGAAGGGTGGGGAAGAAGGGCCTATTCTGATGGCTGAGACTGTGGTGAAGGTCAATCGTGGCAACGCCAAGGTGAAGGCCCACACctggacccccaccccccagcctgaTCCAGAGCCCTGGCTGGTCGCTGGAAGG ATCTCCTCAGTGGGCTCCAAGGGGGAATTCCTGCTCGTCAGTGAGCATGTGATTGAACTGCTGACCAAAATATGCCGGGCTACACTGGATGCCACGCAGATGCAGCTTCCAGTCACCGTGACTGAGGA GTTCTCAGTGAAGTTCAAGGAGGGCAGCTTGACGGTCAAGGTCATCCAGGGCCCTGGGGGTGGTGGGACTGGCAAGCTGAGCTTCAAGAAGAAGGGGAGTCGTTGCCTGGAGGTGACTGTACAATGA
- the NEMP1 gene encoding nuclear envelope integral membrane protein 1, with translation MAGGMKVAVLPAVGAGPWSWGAGGCGAVRLLLVLFGCFVCGSAGIDLNVVTLRESEILFMNTSRQSCYKNVLIPKWHDIWTRIQIRVNSSKLVRVTQVENEDKLKELEQFSIWNFFSSFLKEKLNDTYINVGLYSTKTCLKVEILEEDTKYSVIVTRRFDPKLFLIFLLGLTLFFCGDLLSRSQIFYYSTGMSVGIVASLLIIIFIVSKFMPKKSPIYIILVGGWSFSLYLIQLVFKNLQEIWRCYWQYLLSYVLAVGFMSFAVCYKYGPLENERSINLLTWTLQLLGLCFMYSSIQIPHIALAIVVIALCTKNLDYPIHWLYITYRKMCKATEKTVPPRLLTEEEYRLQGEVETRKALEQLREYCNSPDCSAWKTVSRIQSPKRFADFVEGSFHLTPNEVSVHEQEYGLGSIIAQDELSEETSSEEEDSDSRYPLVVQQNSFLT, from the exons CCGGAATTGATTTAAACGTGGTCACGCTTCGGGAATCCGAAATTCTTTTTATGAATACCAGTCGACAATCCTGTTACAAAAATGTGCTTATCCCAAAGTGGCATGATATATGGACACGGATACAG ATCCGGGTAAATAGTTCCAAACTGGTACGAGTCACCCAGGTGGAGAATGAAGATAAACTGAAGGAGCTAGAGCAGTTTAGTATCTGgaactttttttcctcctttttaaaagagaaattgaatGACACCTATATTAATGTGGGTCTATACAGCACAAAAACCTGCCTCAAAGTTGAGATTTTAGAGGAAGATACCAAGTACAGTGTCATTGTGACTCGGA gatTTGACCCCAAACTCTTCCTCATTTTCCTCCTTGGACTTACGCTGTTTTTTTGTGGAGACTTGCTGAGCAG AAGTCAAATCTTCTACTATTCTACTGGGATGAGTGTGGGAATTGTGGCCTCTTTACTAATCATCATTTTTATAGTATCCAAGTTTATGCCCAAG AAAAGTCCCATTTACATCATCCTGGTAGGAGGCTGGTCCTTTTCTCTGTACCTCATtcaactagtttttaaaaatttacaagaGATCTGGAGGTGTTACTGGCAGTATCTTTTAA GCTATGTGCTCGCAGTTGGATTCATGAGTTTTGCAGTCTGTTACAAGTATGGGCCTTTGGAGAATGAACGAAGTATCAACCTGCTGACCTGGACCTTGCAGCTGCTGGGCCTGTGTTTCATGTATTCCAGTATCCAGATACCACACATTGCCCTTGCCATTGTCGTCATTGCACTGTGTACTAAGAACCTGGACTACCCTATTCACTGGCTGTACATCACCTACAG AAAGATGTGTAAGGCAACAGAAAAGACTGTCCCCCCCCGTCTTCTGACAGAAGAAGAATACCGGCTACAAGGAGAGGTGGAGACCCGAAAGGCTTTAGAGCAGCTTAGAGAATACTGCAACAGTCCAGACTGCTCAGCTTGGAAGACTGTTTCTCGAATTCAGTCTCCAAAGAG GTTTGCTGACTTCGTGGAAGGTTCTTTCCACCTCACACCCAATGAGGTTTCTGTTCATGAGCAGGAGTACGGCTTAGGGAGCATTATTGCCCAGGACGAACTCTCTGAAGAAACATCCTCTGAGGAGGAGGACTCAGATTCTCGGTACCCCCTTGTCGTACAACAGAACAGCTTCCTGACTTAG